The proteins below come from a single Oerskovia jenensis genomic window:
- the gyrA gene encoding DNA gyrase subunit A, which translates to MTDETPEQDENQGTLPGDGTEAVVRSDGTVAVQHGRIEQVDLQLEMQRSYLDYAMSVIVGRALPDVRDGLKPVHRRVLYAMHDGGYRPDRAFSKCSRVVGDVMGKFHPHGDTSIYDALVRLVQDWSLRYPLAAGQGNFGSPGNDPAAAPRYTECRMAPLATEMVRDIDKETVDFQDNYDGRTQEPVVLPSRFPNLLVNGSAGIAVGMATNIPPHNLREVADGVKWHLEHPEASKEELLEVLLTKIKGPDFPTGATILGHKGIEEAYRTGRGSITMRAVVNVEEIQNRICLVITELPYQVNPDNLALRIADLVKDGKVQGIADIRDETSGRTGQRLVIVLKRDAVAKVVLNNLYKHTSLQENFGANMLALVDGVPRTLSIDAFVRHWTTHQMDVVMRRARFDLRAKEERAHIVRGYLKALDALDAVIALIRGSATVEDAREGLMALLEVDEIQARAILTLQLRALAAMERQKLVDEYAELEAAIKDLNDILARPERQRQIVGEELDEIVTRFGDERRTTILPYDGEVSIEDLIAEEEVVVTITRGGYAKRTRSDNYRQQKRGGKGVRGTQLREDDIVDHFFVTTTHHWLLFFTNLGRVYRAKAYELPEGGRDAKGQHVANLLAFQPGEKIAQVLDLRDYDAAEYLVLATRRGLVKKTRLAEYNSPRSGGLIAINLREDEEGNTDELVSARLVDATDDLILVSRKGQSIRFTADDDAMRPLGRSTSGVTGMKFREEDDLLAMDVVRDDAFLFTVTEGGIAKRTQLTEDNYRVQGRNGFGIKVANLPERNGDLVGALVVDADDEVLVIMERGKIVRSSVDEVKPTGRTSQGVIFAKPDKNDKIIAVARNVERRLGEDRDTVDEDASEQGQSEVASPASTTGQEASSEAAPGATEDGR; encoded by the coding sequence GTGACGGACGAGACTCCCGAGCAGGACGAGAACCAGGGAACCCTCCCCGGTGACGGGACCGAGGCAGTGGTGCGGTCAGACGGCACGGTCGCCGTGCAGCACGGGCGCATCGAGCAGGTGGACCTCCAGCTCGAGATGCAGCGCTCGTACCTCGACTACGCGATGAGCGTCATCGTGGGCCGTGCACTCCCCGACGTGCGGGACGGGCTCAAGCCCGTCCACCGTCGCGTGCTGTACGCGATGCACGACGGTGGATACCGTCCCGACCGGGCGTTCTCCAAGTGCAGCCGTGTCGTCGGCGACGTCATGGGCAAGTTCCACCCGCACGGTGACACGTCCATCTACGACGCCCTGGTGCGCCTGGTCCAGGACTGGTCGCTGCGTTACCCGTTGGCGGCCGGGCAGGGGAACTTCGGCTCCCCCGGCAACGACCCGGCGGCCGCGCCGCGGTACACCGAGTGCCGCATGGCGCCGCTGGCCACGGAGATGGTCCGGGACATCGACAAGGAGACCGTCGACTTCCAGGACAACTACGACGGTCGCACGCAGGAGCCCGTCGTCCTGCCCTCCCGCTTCCCGAACCTGCTGGTCAACGGTTCGGCCGGGATCGCGGTCGGCATGGCCACGAACATCCCGCCGCACAACCTCCGTGAGGTCGCGGACGGCGTGAAGTGGCACCTCGAGCACCCGGAGGCCTCCAAGGAGGAGCTCCTCGAGGTCCTGCTCACCAAGATCAAGGGCCCCGACTTCCCGACCGGCGCGACGATCCTCGGCCACAAGGGCATCGAGGAGGCGTACCGCACGGGTCGTGGCTCGATCACGATGCGCGCGGTCGTCAACGTCGAGGAGATCCAGAACCGGATCTGCCTGGTCATCACCGAGCTGCCCTACCAGGTCAACCCGGACAACCTCGCGCTGCGCATCGCCGACCTGGTCAAGGACGGCAAGGTGCAGGGCATCGCCGACATCCGCGACGAGACCTCGGGCCGTACGGGGCAGCGCCTGGTCATCGTGCTCAAGCGCGACGCGGTCGCCAAGGTCGTCCTGAACAACCTGTACAAGCACACGTCGCTCCAGGAGAACTTCGGCGCGAACATGCTCGCGCTGGTCGACGGCGTGCCGCGCACACTGAGCATCGACGCGTTCGTCCGTCACTGGACGACGCACCAGATGGACGTCGTCATGCGCCGCGCCCGGTTCGACCTGCGTGCCAAGGAGGAGCGCGCGCACATCGTGCGCGGCTACCTCAAGGCGCTCGACGCGCTCGACGCGGTGATCGCTCTGATCCGTGGTTCGGCCACGGTCGAGGACGCTCGTGAGGGCCTCATGGCGCTGCTCGAGGTCGACGAGATCCAGGCCCGGGCGATCCTGACGCTGCAGCTGCGCGCGCTCGCCGCGATGGAGCGCCAGAAGCTCGTCGACGAGTACGCGGAGCTCGAGGCCGCGATCAAGGACCTGAACGACATCCTCGCGCGCCCGGAGCGCCAGCGTCAGATCGTGGGCGAAGAGCTCGACGAGATCGTGACCCGCTTCGGAGACGAGCGTCGGACCACGATCCTCCCCTACGACGGCGAGGTCTCGATCGAGGACCTCATCGCTGAGGAGGAGGTCGTCGTCACGATCACGCGCGGCGGCTACGCCAAGCGCACGCGCAGCGACAACTACCGTCAGCAGAAGCGTGGCGGCAAGGGGGTGCGCGGCACGCAGCTGCGCGAGGACGACATCGTCGACCACTTCTTCGTGACGACGACGCACCACTGGCTCCTGTTCTTCACGAACCTGGGTCGTGTGTACCGGGCCAAGGCGTACGAGCTCCCCGAGGGCGGGCGGGACGCCAAGGGTCAGCACGTCGCGAACCTGCTCGCGTTCCAGCCGGGCGAGAAGATCGCGCAGGTCCTGGACCTGCGCGACTACGACGCCGCCGAGTACCTGGTGCTCGCCACGCGCCGCGGTCTGGTCAAGAAGACGCGCCTGGCGGAGTACAACTCCCCGCGCTCGGGCGGCCTCATCGCGATCAACCTGCGCGAGGACGAGGAGGGCAACACCGACGAGCTGGTCTCGGCCCGTCTCGTGGACGCCACCGACGACCTGATCCTGGTCTCGCGCAAGGGGCAGTCCATCCGCTTCACGGCCGACGACGACGCCATGCGCCCGCTGGGTCGCTCGACGTCGGGCGTCACCGGGATGAAGTTCCGCGAGGAGGACGACCTGCTCGCGATGGACGTGGTCCGCGACGACGCCTTCCTGTTCACGGTCACCGAGGGCGGAATCGCCAAGCGGACCCAGCTCACCGAGGACAACTACCGCGTCCAGGGCCGCAACGGCTTCGGCATCAAGGTCGCGAACCTTCCCGAGCGCAACGGTGACCTGGTCGGGGCCCTCGTGGTGGACGCCGACGACGAGGTGCTCGTCATCATGGAACGCGGCAAGATCGTGCGCTCGTCGGTCGACGAGGTCAAGCCCACGGGACGCACGTCGCAGGGCGTCATCTTCGCCAAGCCGGACAAGAACGACAAGATCATCGCCGTTGCCCGTAATGTCGAACGTCGACTGGGGGAGGATCGGGATACCGTGGACGAGGACGCGTCCGAGCAGGGGCAGTCCGAGGTCGCCTCTCCCGCCAGCACCACCGGGCAGGAGGCTTCGTCGGAAGCGGCCCCCGGAGCCACCGAGGATGGTAGATGA
- a CDS encoding DUF3566 domain-containing protein, whose protein sequence is MSSEKKSPPTIVPKAVSPRPDEVTSTATRPPASNGTARPAGGGTTNGARTGASAPVPPPPPATGATPSDGAAASEKPVPPPPASGGATARSGALKAAAAAMATAKAAAKKLAEPAPAPAPAPAKQSEKPSDEIDDRTVPRVNKTPASAGAPPASGAPEVPAMHYTAAGFSGAASPVTGATPVAGAPGPAAQAPRPAQPATGATPAARPADGPRRVRLAISRVDPWSVMKLSFLLAVAIGIMTVVATAVLWTVLDGMGVFTETDALIRSIVGEESKVDVLQFVEFNRVVALSTLIAIVNMVLITALSTIMAFIYNIVAAMVGGIHLTLTDD, encoded by the coding sequence ATGAGCAGCGAGAAGAAGTCCCCGCCGACGATCGTGCCGAAGGCGGTGTCGCCGCGCCCTGATGAGGTGACGAGCACCGCGACCCGCCCTCCGGCGAGCAACGGCACCGCACGGCCCGCAGGGGGCGGGACGACCAACGGTGCCCGGACAGGGGCGAGCGCCCCGGTCCCACCACCTCCCCCGGCGACGGGAGCGACGCCGTCGGACGGGGCGGCGGCGAGCGAGAAGCCCGTCCCGCCACCGCCGGCCTCCGGCGGCGCGACCGCTCGGTCCGGTGCGCTGAAGGCGGCTGCCGCCGCCATGGCGACGGCCAAGGCCGCCGCCAAGAAGCTGGCCGAGCCCGCACCGGCGCCTGCGCCCGCGCCCGCGAAGCAGAGCGAGAAGCCCTCCGACGAGATCGACGACCGAACGGTGCCACGTGTGAACAAGACCCCGGCGAGCGCAGGCGCACCCCCTGCGAGCGGTGCCCCGGAGGTGCCCGCCATGCACTACACGGCGGCGGGCTTCAGCGGGGCGGCGAGCCCGGTCACGGGGGCCACGCCCGTGGCTGGGGCCCCGGGACCCGCCGCACAGGCGCCGAGGCCGGCACAGCCGGCGACGGGTGCGACACCCGCGGCACGCCCCGCTGACGGTCCTCGTCGGGTACGCCTCGCGATCTCGCGCGTCGACCCCTGGTCGGTCATGAAGCTGTCGTTCCTGCTGGCGGTGGCGATCGGGATCATGACGGTCGTCGCGACGGCGGTCCTGTGGACGGTGCTCGACGGCATGGGCGTCTTCACCGAGACGGACGCGCTGATCCGGAGCATCGTCGGCGAGGAGTCCAAGGTCGACGTGCTCCAGTTCGTGGAGTTCAACCGGGTGGTCGCGCTGTCGACCCTGATCGCGATCGTGAACATGGTGCTCATCACAGCGCTGTCCACGATCATGGCGTTCATCTACAACATCGTCGCGGCCATGGTGGGCGGAATCCACCTGACACTGACGGACGACTAG